The DNA sequence GGGTGTTGGCCGGACCGGTGCCGGCCGCGCGACGTGCCACCTCGATGGCCACGGTTTGGGTGGTGGCGAGGGTGAATTTGAAGGCGGTGAGGCGGTGGGAATCGCCCCAATTTCCGTCGGTGGCATCGGCCCAACCGAAGCTGCTGGAAACGGTGCGGTTGCCATTGACCTGGGTGGTGTTGTCGATGGGACTGCCGTTGTTGAGGGTGCGGTCGCCGCTGACGCTGACATGGGCGGAGACCGGGGTGAGGCTGCCGGCAAGCGATGCGGCGACCAGGAGCAGATGTTTGGCATTCATGTTATTGAATCGATCGTGATGGGCAAATTTATTGTTAGGTTATCGGGAATCGATTGTCGCAGGGCGCGACAGCCGGTTCCCGGGTTGGGTCAGTAGGTTGGATAGGCCTGCACAGGCAGCGCACCGCCAGGAAGCCGGGCCTGCGGCAGCAGGCGCGGAGAATCCCCTGCGGACGGGCCAGGGTGGCGGCAAAGGCAGGACGGATCAGGCCAACCGGGGCGGGGGCGTTGGAGGGGTGCCCGAAACGAGGGGCGCGTATTCCTCAATGACCGGATATGTCCATGGGGACGGGGCCGGACGGACGACCACGGGAGCCGTGGCCAGGAGGAAATCTTTCTTCAGGTCGGGCAGCTTGCCGTGATCGGACTTTTCCTTTTCCTGCTGTTTTTTTTCGGCGATGGCCTGGCACATCTTGCAGGGGAATTTTCCACTGAGGGTCATTTCGATGGCCCGGGCTACCGGGACATGTTCGGAGTATTCCCGGACCATGTTGACCCAAGCCACCCCCTGCAACACGACCCAATGGCCGCCGCAGGACAGCACGAAGGCCGTCAACAGGATGGAAGCATAAACACGGAGGAACACCCTGCTCTGATACCAAGCCCCACCCAACCCGTCAAACGAAACCCCGGCAAGAAGCGCCATGGCAACTTTTTCCTGTGCTGGTGGTTGTACCAACCCATGAACACACGGTTGGTTTTTCTCGTTTTTCCGCTTCTGACGACGCTCTCCCTCCAAGCGTATGATCCGACAGTCACCGGACCGGCCCCGACCTACATCGACCGGAATTTTGCCGTCTCTTCAGACCGAATCCTGCCAGTGCGCATCTTCCTCCCGAATGAGAAGGCCGTCTGCCCGGTCATCGTCTTCAGTCACGGACTTGGAGGATCCCGTGAGGGATCGAATTTTCTCGGCCGACACTGGTCCTCCCGCAGCTATGTCACGGTTTTTCTACAACACCCCGGCAGCGACAGTTCGGTGTGGCAGGGCGAGGCACCGGGAGAACGCCTTCAAGCCATGAAGCGCGCCGCCAGCGGAGCCCAGTTCATGAACCGGGTGCGCGACGTCAAAGGAACGCTCGACCTCCTGACCCGTCTTAACGCCGACCCCAAGGATGCTCTCGCGGGAAGACTGGACCTGTCCCACATCGGCATGTCCGGCCATTCGTTCGGAGCGATGACCACCCAGGCGGTTGCAGGCGAGTCCCTCGGCACGGGCATACTGGGCAAGGGGGCCAGCCTGACCGACACACGCATCCGGGCCGCCGTCATCATGAGCCCCAGCCCACTGGCCAAGGTTGATCCGCAAACCAGTTTTGGAGCGGTCGCCCTGCCCTGGCTTTTGATGACCGGAACCCACGACGGTGCTCCCTCGGGCCTCAGTTCCGTCACTCCGGCCGACCGACTCAAGATTTATCCGGCCCTGCCCCCGGGGGACAAATACGAACTGGTTCTAGATCAGGCGGAGCACTCGGTCTTCACCGACCGCAAGCTTCCCGGCGAACACAAGGAACGCAACCCCAACCACCACCGGGTCATCCTCGCCACCAGCACAGCTTTCTGGGATGCCACGCTCAAAAACGATGCCGCTGCCGCGGCATGGCTGAAGCACGACGCCCGCTCGGTCATGGAAGAAAAAGACTGCTGGCAATTCAAATAAGACCGGGGATTTTTTAACCGCCAGGAACGCGGAGGACGCGAAGGTGCTTTAGTTACAAGAAGAATCCAGTGGAATGTTTTTTCAACAAGAGGTGATTTGCTTTGTTATCCGCCTGAGGCTGATTAATTTCTGTTCGATGTTCTCGGTTCGTCTGATCATCGACCCTTCCAGTGACAAGGCCTGGAACATGGCCGTCGACGAGGCCCTGCTCCGCCTGGTGTGTGTCCCCGTGCTGCGCATCTACCGCTGGACCGAGCCGGCGGTTTCCATCGGCTATTTTGAAAAAGCGTCCGATGTCCCGGCAGGCCGGCCCTTCGTCCGGCGTTACACCGGAGGCGGACTGGTGGACCACGCCGAGGATTTTACTTACACCCTGGTCCTCCCAAAAGATCATCCCCTCACCCTGGCTGGAACCGGGCCGAGCTATGAGGCCATCCACGCCGGAATCAACACGGCCTTGCAACGGGAAGGCATTGATGCCCGCCTGACTCCGGTGAACGACGCAGTCGACCACCACGCCTGTTTCCAAAAGGCCGTGCGCTTTGACATCGTGGACGCGAAGGGCCGCAAGCTGGCGGGAGCGGCCCAGCGCCGGACAAGGGAAGGCTGTCTGCACCAGGGAAGCATCCTGCCCGGAAAGTTCGATTTTGATTCCCTGGCCCGGAATACGGCCCAAGCCCTCGAGCCGGTGTTGGAAGGAACCCTCGAAGAATCATCCCTCACCCGGGCCGAAATCGCAAAAGCGCAGGAACTCGAAGCCAGCCGTTACCGCACGCGGGAATGGAACGAGTCCCGGTGAACTAGAGCAATTCCGGATTAGATAGGCACAATAGACTGTACAATCCCTGTCCGATGCCGTACCAAACTGGGGATGAACCCATTGAGTGCAGATTTAAGGAAGCGGATCATTGCAGCGCGTAAAAAAGGCCACCGTATCGTCGATATCGTCGAGCACATGGAAGTCAGCCGTAGCAGTGTCGTGCGGTTGTGGAACCAATTCACCCAGCAGGGCCATTATCAGCCCAAGCAGCAGGGCGGCTACCTGCGGTCCCGTCTGGAAGGGCATGACTCCAGTCTGCGCCAGTGGATTGCTCACCGGCCCGACCTGACTTTGGAAGAGATCAAGGAGCGCTGCCGCACCGAACTCGGGGTGGTGATCGGCAAAAGCGCCGTGGCCGATCGTCTGGTCAAGCTGGGACTGTCCTTTAAAAAAAACCCTGCGCGCTGCCGAGCAAGAGCGGCCCGACATTGAGCAGGCACGCCTTGCCTGGAAGCAAAAGCAAGCCCTGTGGGATCCCCGTCGGTTGGTCTTCATAGACGAAACCGGTCTGAACACCAAGATGACGCGGCTTTATGGACGCTCCGCGGTCGGCGAACGTTGCAGGGACGCCGTGCCTCATGGTCACTGGCACAGTTCCACCTTCCTTGCGGCCTTGCGCCATGACGGGTTCACGGCCCCGCTGCTCATTGATGGGGCCTTGGATGGGGACATGTTCCGGGCCTATGTCGAACAAAGTCTGGCTGCCACATTGAGTCCGGGGGATATCGTCATCCTCGACAATCTCTCCAGTCACAAGGTCCATGGAGTGCGCCAAGCCATCGAAGCCCGTGGAGCCCATCTGCTTTACCTTCCAGCCTACAGTCCCGATCTCAATCCCATTGAAATGGCCTTCTCCAAAATCAAAGCCTTCTTACGCCGGGCTTGTGCAAGAACCTACGAAGAACTCATGCGGGCGGTCGCAGACTGCTTGTCACTGTTCACTCCACAAGAATGTATCAACTACTTCACTCATGCACATTATGTGTCTATATGATCCGGAAATGCTCTAGGGTTGACCGATCGGTGAATGGAGTCTTTGCCAGCCAAAATCCGTATAACTTCGCGAACTTAGCGTTCTTCGCGGTAAACAACTGCATAGTTACGGCTCAGCAGGAGCTTTGCCCTCCCGTAAGGCACTTGGGTCCTGCCCAAAGGATTCGGGGACTAAAGATTCAACGCCCTCTACCTCTCTGTTCTCTGTTTCCTCTGTATCCTCTGTGGTGAATCATTCGGGCATGAGCGCCCGTTTCCACACCGCTTCCTCAAAACCGACCAAGCCGACCCCGGGTCCGATCGCGAAGGGCCGGCGGATGAGGTTGCCGTTGGCCGCCAGCAATGCCAATGCCTCCGCGGGTTTTATGCCGGGGAGCTGGTCCTTCAAGCCTAGGGCGCGGTAATCCCGGCCCGAGGTGTTGAACAGTCGCCGGAGGTCCCCACCCTGGGCCGCGAGCACGGCCCGCAATTCTTTCTCACTTGGCGGGGTTTCGCGGATGGGGATTTCCCGGAATTCCACCCCGCGGGCGCGGAGAAATTTCAGGGCCTTCCGGCAGGTGTCGCATTTGTCGTAAACGTAAACCTTCAGCACCCACCGATTTGAGCGCAAGGATCGGAGTTGTCCAACCGCGAAAGCTCAAGCAAACTACTGCCATGCGCATCCTGGCCGCGGCTGATCTTCATTACGCGCTGCGGCAATTCGACTGGCTCGGCACGGACGCCCCCGCCTGCGACCTCCTTGTCCTGGCCGGCGACCTCCTCGACATGGGTTCGTCCGTCGATCTGGAAGTGCAGGAAGTGGTGGTGCAGAAATACCTCCGCCGGTATTCCGCCGGGAAAGTTTTGCTCACGTCCTCGGGCAACCACGACATCCAGGACCTGTCCCCCACAGGAGAACGCACCGCGCGCTGGATGAAGGAACTGGGAGGAGATTCGATCAAATCGGACTACGATTCCCATGAGCAGGACGGGGTGTTGTTCAGCGTCTGCTCCTGGTGGGACGGTCCGGTCAGCCGGGCCCAGACCGAGGCCCGGCTGGCGGAGGACGCGGCCCGCGCCAAGAAGGCCTGGATCTGGTTGCACCACAACCCGCCCGCGCGCACGCCGGTGGCCTGGACCGGAAAGCACGATGGCGGCGACCCCGTGGTGGTGGAGTGGATTGAGCAATACCAGCCCGACTTGGTCTTCAGCGGCCACATCCACAACGCACCCTTTTACGGCGAAGGCAGTTGGCACGCCCGCATCGGCAAGACCTGGATCTTCAATCCGGGGAAACAGATCGGCGGCGAACCCACCCGCATCCTGGTCGACCTGGCCGCCCGCCGGGCCCAATGGTTTTCCGCTGAAGGAGTGGATACACTGGAGTTGTGAACAGTGCAGATTGAGAAAAGTTAGTGGCAGCGGCCAAGACGCTTGGACGCCACCCTTTGTCAAGATCTCGGGCTGACCCCATGTGCATACCATGTGCGCCATATGCTACGCTTTGTTTCGCGCTTTGGCTCAAACGGATAGTTCGCTTATGCCTTATGTTGGCAGAAACTGCTTCCACTGTTCTTTGACGTAATCAATGAATTCATCTACTCCTGGGGAATTGCAAACAGTAACAAGCTCCATGCCAAGATTTGTTAAAATAACATGACCGATAGGCAGCTCATTATTTTCTTCGTTAGGCAATACAAGATTTAGTGGTTTTCCACAGTATGATGCAGCAAACATTTTTGGTAGACCAGTTCTGTTAAAACCAGCAAGCCCCTGAAATTGCACTAATCCAATGCTGTCCAAATGAACAAGGGAATTAAAGTTGATTCCCTTCTTGTTGTATATTTCTGCCATCGGATCGAAAATTAATGTTGTAAATGCCCCAACATTCCAACCAAAACTACAAAGATTCTGAAATAACTCAGCATCACGCTTGTCGAGGTCTCCTAGAAAATTTACTGTTCGTTTTGAAAAGGTTCCGGGAGAATTAGCTTCTCCGGCTAATACCTTTGCCCAGATCTGTTGCATTTCGTCATCCGAGACAATACGTGACTTATCAAAAAAGTTTGTCACCCAGTCATCCTCGATAAGACTTGGATCTGAATTTTCCTCAAGTTGAGGAAGTGCTTTTGCGGTTATGTTTTCCATGTTGTCTTGTCGTTGTGCTTCCTCCTCCACAAAGCGGCACATTGCTCGTCTGTGCAGATTAGTGACTTGAATCTCTGACTGAGCCTTAATTAAATTAGCCTTTGCTTGGGCTTTAGCTACTCTCTCGATCTGCCAAGGCTCAAATAGACCTCCAACAGCCGAAGAGACTTTTTTGATGAGGGTGTCCGCAGGCTTAGAAAGCTTGCCTAGATTTACGAGTGATATTGATTGATCGTCAGACATATGTTTTTTGTTGAGCCTTGGGATCAACGTCTGACATTTGACAGTGTCTTGCTACTATTTTTCAAATAGTGGCGTCCTCAAACACTACTCGCACTGGCCGGGCCGAAGTGCTGCTTAAGAGGTTCTGTCAATTGCGTCAATTGTCAGACGATGATCCCTGTCGCTTCAGTATTGCCTCGGTTGTTTTGATGTATTCCAAGTGTTCCGCGTTAGTCGCGCGACCTAGCGCGTTGGCTGGATGCGAAAGTCAACCACTCTATCTGTTTAGAAGAATCATAAATGAGTTTCATGTAGTAGCCTCTTACTTCGCCCACATGAGAGGCAATCTTACCTTGTAACGGAAAATTCAGGCTCTTTTTCTGTATATGGTATTCCTTCAGAATATCGTAGTTCAGGCTTGGATCAAAACAGATTTTAATTGTGGGGTTTGTGGATATATATCGCAACTGAATTTGGGCTATCCCAATGGATACATGTCCTGCCATCTTCCTGTTAAACAATAACAGCCACTTACACCAAAGGTACTCAATCAATCGAAACCAAGCAGGCCTGAAAAATGATTCAGTGATCAAAATTGCTATCAAATCAGGATCTGATCGGCCGCTCCGGAGAAGCCTTGCTATTCGAGGAGACCATGAAGATAAGTGACCTTTGATGGTCGTCACGCAATTGTTGCCGAAGCTTTCTGTCGGTAATTAGCGATGTTGCAACACCCGCTACAAGCGCGACGATCAATCCCAATACTATAATCTGTCCAAATAACAGTATGCGAATCTCTTTCCAGAGCCCTATCAGATCACCAGATTTAACATATGGACGCGCCCAATCGTAGCTGATCTCAAAAATTGTAATAAAACATCCAAAATAAACAAAATAAATAATTGTATATATAAGTATATTCTTTTTGGTGGCGACCGCATGTTCACCAAAGGTGATTGCTGACTGCACCAAACCAATTAGTTTGTATGCTACGAAAAGTATAAAAAGGCCCAAAAAGACGACACAGGCAGAAAAAAGCTTGATGCAAAACCTGCTATCGCTGGTGTAACAACTACAGATATAGTCATAGAAATAATTGAGTTCCGAACGATCTTTTTCTGTAATTCATCCAATTCTTTTTTTGATAAACTTGCTCCTTCCCCAAAAAACCAATCATCAGCCAGATATTTTGAGAGGTCTTTGTTTAGTTCCCTAAAGGGGAAAATTGAAAAATAGATTGGGACATAGAATAGTTTCTTAAAACGTCGGATGATTCCGGGCACCTCAATGAAAAGAAGGGCTACAATCACCGGGATAAGCTGAATCTCTAAATTCCAGAGGTTTTGAAACATATACTTGTTGGCTATGTGAATGATATGGCAGATAGGTAATGGTGTATTAAACGACGAGCTTACTTTTGCACGAAACCCAACCTGATCCGTTCCCAGAACCCTAGCTCAAGGCGTTAGTCTGTCGAGAGGGAATGGAGAGCGGGGCTTCGGCGGCCAATGGGGTCAAGGGGCCACAGAACGGCGGCAGGGGACTGTCCCGTGACCGCGTCTTGCGGACGCGACCTCGCGGCAGCCCTACAGGTGATTCGTCTGGTCAGCTTAATTTGGTGTTATACCCAAACACGTTGAGTAGGCGGCGGGTTTTTCGGGAAGGCGAGGCTCCCGGGTCCACCCGTAGCGTCGTATGGCGGGACCGGGCCGTTCAGTGGTCTTTCTTCCGAAGGCGGCTCTGCAGGAGCTTCGCCCTCCCGCTGGGCGCACGATGGCCTGATGATTGTGGTTTTGTATCAATCCAAACCGAAAAACTTCGCGTCCTTCGCTTTCTTCACGCTCCTCGCGGTGAGCAACAGCCTACTTACGGCCGCAGACTGGCTTCCGGAAGCCTCAGGTCTTGGGGACGCGGTGGGCGAGGTTGAGCAGGACTTCGTCGAGCATGCCGAGGTGGTCCTGGCGGTCCTCGTACTGGGCCTTGATGTCGGCCAGGTAGCCAAGCATGCCTTTCAGGCGTTTGGCCAGCAAGTCGGCCACGAAGAGGGTGAGCTCGGGCGTGGAACTGAGGAAGGCCCGCCCGCCGCGGGTCACGTGGCAGACCACCTCGGTGACCGCTTTCACGTCGACCTGGTGGGGCACGTCGAGCAGAACGGACAATTCCCCGACGATGGAACCCGGTTCGGTGATGAAGGTGATGGGCGTGTCGCGCTGGACCACTTCGAGTTTCCCGGAAACCAGGATGTAGAGGCACCCGGTCTTCTGGCCCTGGGGCAGTAGCACCTCGCCGGGGGCGAAGCGGACCTGTTCCAGATCGCGGCAGAGTTCGAGGACGGAGGCCATGACGGCAGGATGCCGGAGGACGGACGGCGGACGCCAGCAAAAAGACGGGCCCGGACCTGATGCCACCGTTTCAGAGCCCACCCGGGCGGATACTGGAGCCACCCACTTGAAACCATACCCCGCATCTTATGATAAGCAGTTGCGGAGAATATCAATATGCACTATTTGTATGTCATGAAGACCACCATTGATATTCCCGATCAGGAGCTTTTGGACGCGATGAAGTACTCCGGAGCGACCACGAAACGGGAAGCGGTCTTGCAGGCGTTGCAGGCATTCAACCACAAGAACCGCATGGAGGAATTGCTGAAGTTTTCAGGCACCTGCGACTTCCCTACGAATGAATCCCTGGAAGTGCTGGAATCCAAAGAAGAACGGCGGCGATGACGTTGGTGGACACCTCATCCTGGGTGGAGCAGCTCCGCAAGCGAGGCCGGGCGGATGTGCGGAAGCGGGTGGAGGATTTACTGCGGAACGGCGAGGCGGTTTGGTGTGCCCCGGTGGAGTTGGAATTGTGGGCCGGGGTGGGTTCGGATCATGAACGGAACGTATTGCGCCGTTTTGCCGAGGTGCTGCCCCGTCTTCGGGTGGATGACACGGTGTGGCAACGGGCGGTTCACTTGGCCGATGCCGCGCGGGCGCGGGGATTGACGGTGCCTTCTTCGGACATTCTGATTTTTGCCTGTGCCCGGGAACACGGCGCCGCGCTGGAGCATGCAGACCGGCATTTTGAAATGCTGGAAAAGTTGGATGCTGCAGGATGATGATACCAACTCCGATTGATTAGTCGCGAAAGCGCCCCGGAGGGCCGTACGCTGAGCGGCTTGGTCGCCCCGTGATGCAAGCAAATGGGGCCCGTCTTGCAACCACGCTTCAAGCGGCGACCCTCCGATTGAAACAGGCTCATTCAACATGATTTGGCATTGGCCACCTATCTGATTGATGGCAGAAAAATAGGGAGTGGACTGAAGGCTATTCCGAAGAAGAGCCGCGACTCCGCCTGGAGCGGTCCGGTTCAACCGGATGCGGCTTGCTCGGCGCGTTTGCGCTTGTTGGGGTCGAGGTGCCGCTTGCGCAGGCGCAGGCTGAGCGGTGTCGCTTCGAGCAATTCGTCGTCGGCCAGGTATTCCAGCGCGCGTTCCAGGCTCATCTTGATCGGGGTCATGAGCTGGATGCCCTTGCCGTCGCCCTGCGAACGCATGTTGGTCAGGGCTTTGGCCTTGCACGGATTGGCCACCATGTCCTCGGGACGGACGTTTTCGGCGAAGATCATGCCGCAATAAACCGGTTCACCGGGTCCGATGAAGGGCTTGCAGCGTTCCTGCAGGGCGGAGAGCGAGTAGGCGGTCGATTCCCCGTTTTCCATGGCGATGACGACGCCGTTGTTGCGGCTGACGACTTCGCCGCGGAAGGCGCCGTATTCCTTGAAGATGTGGGACATGATGCCCATGCCCTTGGTCATGTTCTTGAGGTCGGTTTCGAAGCCGATGATGCCGCGGGTCGGGATGTCGGCGGTGACATAGACCGTGGTGGCCTGGTGCTTCATGTCCTTGATCTCGCCTTTCCGGCTGGCGAGGTTCTGGAGGGTATCGCCGAGGTTTTCCGTCGGGACTTCCACGTAGAGGGTTTCGATGGGCTCGAGCTTGTTGCCGTTCTCGTCCTTCTGGAAAATGACCTGCGGGCGGGAGACCATGAGCTCGAAGCCCTCGCGGCGCATCTGTTCGACCAGGATGGCGATCTGCATTTCGCCGCGGGCGCTGACGATGAAGGTGCCGGCGGCATCGGTGTCCTTGACGAAGAGCGAGACGTTGGTGCGGGTTTCCTTGATCAGGCGGTCGCGGATGTGGCGGGCGGTCAGGAGTTTGCCCTCCTTGCCGCAGAGGGGACCGTCGTTGACCATGAATTGCATTTCGATGGTCGGGGGATCGATGGCGACGAAGGGGAGGGCTTCGGCGGTCTCCGAATTGGTGATGGTTTCGCCGATAAAGACTTCTTCGACCCCGGCCAGGCCGATGATGGTGCCAGCGGTGGCGGATTCGATTTCGACCTGCTCCAGCCCATGGTAGCCGAAGAGTTTGGTGACCTTGGCCTTGGTCTTGGTGCCGTCGCCGTGGCTGCACCAGATGGTTTCGCCCATCTTGATCGTGCCGGAGTAGACCTTGCCGTAGGCGATGCGGCCGACGTAGTCCGAGTAGTCGAGGTTGGCCACCAGGAGGGTGAAGTGTTCGTGCGGGAGGAGCTGGGGGGCGGGCACGTATTTGAGGACGCTGTCGAAGAGGAAGGTCATGCCGGCGTTCTTGGTCGCTTCGGTGAGTTCGCCTTCCCATTTCTCGACCGCGAAGCCGTCCTTGCCCGAGGCGTAGACGATGGGGAAATCGAGCTGCTCGTCGGTGGCGTTGAGTTCGAGGAAGAGTTCGAAGACCATGTCGAGGACGGCATGGGGACGGGCGTTGGGGCGGTCGATTTTGTTGATGACGACGATGGGCTTGGCCCCGACTTCGAGGGCCTTGCGCAGGACGAATTTGGTCTGGGCCTGGGGACCGTCGAAGGAATCGACAACCAGGAGGACGCCGTCGATCATCTTGAGGATGCGTTCGACTTCGCCGCCGAAGTCGGCGTGGCCGGGGGTGTCGACGATGTTGATGTGGACGCCCTTGTATTCGAAGGAGGCGTTCTTGGCCCGGATGGTGATGCCTTTTTCCTTTTCCAGGTCCATGGAATCCATGACGCGTTCGGCGACGACCTGGTTGGTGCGGAAGGTGCCGGCCTGCTTGAGGAGCTGGTCGACCATGGTGGTTTTGCCGTGGTCAACGTGGGCGACGATGGCGATGTTGCGAATTTCTTTCATGGGTATTCCGTGGAAAAGGAGGACTAGGTCTAGCAGCCGCCCGGGGACGGGCAAGGCCTTTGTGTGCGACGGCTGAAGAGTCGGACTCCCCGGGGTCAGCGTTGCAGGATGATTTTTTGCCCGGCTTCCACTTTGAGGAACTGGCCGGCGGAGCCTTCCTTGACCGCGATCTCGGCCTCGTCGTCGCTGTTGATCAGGATGAAGGGGCGTTTGTCGGGGGCTTCGGCGTAGTTGGCGATGAAGGGCAGGGAGTAGGTTTTGCCGCCGACGAGCACCCGGAGGAGGGCGTTCTTGGGCATGGGGTCGAGGAATTCGCGGGGGATGTTGGTCAGGACATTGCCAAATCCGTCGATGTGGGAGATTTCGCCGTTCACTTTGTCGCCGAGGGTGGCGGGTGGGTTGATGGAGAGGAGATTGAGTTTCTTCATCACCGGGCCGACGGACGAGAAGGAGGTCCCGGCGGCGAGGTGGGCCGCGACCGGTCCGAAGATATCGCGGCCATGGAAGGTGGAGGAAACATCCGGGGTGCGGAACAGTTCCCGGTTTTCGATCGAGCGGGCTTCGGCGAGTTTTTCCCGCAGGACGACATGGCTGAACAGGCCGTTGTCGGGTCCGATGAAAATACGGCCGGTGCGGGTTTGCAGGGCCACGGCGGCGCGGGCCGAGCCCACTCCGGGATCGACGACGGCCACCACGATGGTGTCGGCGGGGAAATGACGGACCGCCTTGTCGAGGAAGTAAGAACCTTGGCGGACGTCGTGGGACCGGATGGTGTGGCTCAGGTCCACCAGCCGGGCATCGGGATAGATGGACAGGATGGCGCCCTTCATCTGGGCGACGTAGGGGTCCTGGGAACCGAAGTCGGTGAGCAGGGCGATGGGGCGGTTCATGGGGGGAGGCGTGCTGCAGGAAACCCACACCAGGGAAACCCCGGCCAAGAGAAGCAGGGGCCACCGGCGGAGGTGGCGGTGGAGGAGAGAGGAGCAATGGACTGGAAGGGCGCTGGACACGTTGGCAGAACATTAACGGAGACGGGGAGAAGGTAAACCTTGGAAATCGGGAAAGCTGGGGCATGTTGGGGGTAGATTCGGCTTGAAGAACCCGCCGATGAAGCCCCAGTTTTAATTGCCTCCCCGACCATGGCCAACGCGCTCCTACCCGAATACCTCCAGTTCCACGGGCAGTCCCGGAACACCGGGTGCATGACCGTGCAGAGTGATTTGGGCACCGCCCTCATCTACATGATGGACGGCGAGGTCATCCACGCCGAGTCCGAAGGGCAAAGGGGCATCATCGCGCTTTTTCAAGCCATGGGCTGGGATCCGGTCACCATCAGCTGGCAGGAAGGAGCCATCCCCCCGGTCGTGCAGTCGAGGCACCCGGTCGATGCCCTCCTCTTCCAATACGCCCAGCTCGAGGACACCCAGCAGACCGACATGGAGTCGCTGCAAAGAAACTTTGGCGACAGCACCCATGAACCGGATGACATCCGCCTGATGGATCTGGGCCAATACCAAATTTCCTTCGAGGTCCTCAACACCCCCTTCCGCGGTTTTCTTTTTTACCTGGAGAAGGCCGTCTCCCTGGTCGGGCGCGGGGAGGACTGCGACATCATCCTCCCGGACGCCTCGGTCTCCAGCCACCACTGCAAGATCACCCTGGAAAAACACTGCATCCGCGTCGTCGATCTTGGTTCGACCAACGGCACCCGCATCAACAACGAGATCATCGCCGAACGCATCCTCCAGCCGGGAGATGCCTTCCAAATCGGTTCCGTCATGGTGGCGATGAACCTGAAGCTGCGCCGCAACCTCGATGCCCAGAAGGTGGCGTTGACGACCAAGCAGTTGAATGTCTCCACCCTGGCCGCATCCGGTCAGACCCAGTTGATCGACCCCAAGGCGCTGATGAAGAAATCCGGCAAGCTCGAGGGGCCCATCACCTGGAAAAACCTCACCGGTGAAGGGGCCAAGAAGGGCGACAACAGCCTCTTCACGAAGATGTTCGGCAAGAAGTGACCCCCGGTCAGCGCCGGATGTCCTGCGGCTTCCATGAGGCGTATTGCCCGCCGCTGTCCCTTGCCAGTCGCTGGAGTAAGACC is a window from the Candidatus Methylacidiphilales bacterium genome containing:
- a CDS encoding SAM-dependent chlorinase/fluorinase, with product MSSALPVHCSSLLHRHLRRWPLLLLAGVSLVWVSCSTPPPMNRPIALLTDFGSQDPYVAQMKGAILSIYPDARLVDLSHTIRSHDVRQGSYFLDKAVRHFPADTIVVAVVDPGVGSARAAVALQTRTGRIFIGPDNGLFSHVVLREKLAEARSIENRELFRTPDVSSTFHGRDIFGPVAAHLAAGTSFSSVGPVMKKLNLLSINPPATLGDKVNGEISHIDGFGNVLTNIPREFLDPMPKNALLRVLVGGKTYSLPFIANYAEAPDKRPFILINSDDEAEIAVKEGSAGQFLKVEAGQKIILQR
- a CDS encoding FHA domain-containing protein — its product is MANALLPEYLQFHGQSRNTGCMTVQSDLGTALIYMMDGEVIHAESEGQRGIIALFQAMGWDPVTISWQEGAIPPVVQSRHPVDALLFQYAQLEDTQQTDMESLQRNFGDSTHEPDDIRLMDLGQYQISFEVLNTPFRGFLFYLEKAVSLVGRGEDCDIILPDASVSSHHCKITLEKHCIRVVDLGSTNGTRINNEIIAERILQPGDAFQIGSVMVAMNLKLRRNLDAQKVALTTKQLNVSTLAASGQTQLIDPKALMKKSGKLEGPITWKNLTGEGAKKGDNSLFTKMFGKK